The following are from one region of the Cytobacillus firmus genome:
- a CDS encoding S1 domain-containing RNA-binding protein has protein sequence MSIEIGSKVQGKVTGITNFGAFVELPGGTTGLVHISEVADSYVKDVNDHLKVGDEVTVKVLSEKEGKIALSIKKAVDRPEGQSSYSPRPPRQGRDDRRGGGGSRDFRSKGNFKPKESFEDKMAKFLKSSEENISSLKRNTEGKRGGRGGRRG, from the coding sequence TTGTCAATCGAAATTGGAAGCAAGGTACAAGGAAAAGTAACAGGTATTACAAATTTCGGAGCTTTTGTCGAGCTGCCAGGCGGCACGACTGGTCTAGTTCACATCAGTGAGGTAGCTGACAGCTATGTTAAAGATGTGAATGATCATTTAAAAGTTGGCGATGAAGTAACTGTTAAAGTGCTAAGTGAGAAGGAAGGCAAAATTGCCTTATCCATCAAAAAAGCAGTGGACAGACCGGAAGGCCAATCTTCTTATTCACCGCGCCCACCGCGCCAGGGAAGAGATGATCGCCGCGGCGGTGGTGGTTCCAGAGATTTCCGTTCAAAAGGAAACTTTAAGCCAAAGGAAAGCTTTGAAGACAAAATGGCAAAATTCTTAAAATCGAGCGAAGAAAATATTTCTTCATTGAAGCGCAATACTGAAGGAAAGCGGGGCGGCCGAGGCGGACGCCGCGGATAA
- a CDS encoding bile acid:sodium symporter family protein — translation MLIQINKQLEKMMPLITPISVVLGVMLAGYMKDFAFIIPWVFAFMTFSGSLNSSFSSLKEIIHHPKPLFLILFLLHILMPLFAWSTGTLAFGNDSLTITGLVLAMAIPTGISSFIWVSIYRGNIPLTLSIILVDTFLSPFIVPLTLSVFFQKSVQIDAVPMMTGLFGMIVLPSFLGMLFNQFAGKSAAFLSSRLSPFSKLGMAIVVMLNGAVVAPYLMEVNLKLILIGITVFGVAFMGYLISFIIANVLKYDQGTTVAVTFNGGMRNISVGSVLAVTYFPAPVAVPVVIGMLFQQVLASLYGIIMKRHFGRKVLQGGHSV, via the coding sequence GTGCTGATTCAAATTAATAAACAGCTGGAGAAAATGATGCCATTGATTACTCCAATAAGCGTGGTTCTTGGTGTTATGCTCGCAGGTTATATGAAGGATTTTGCCTTTATCATTCCTTGGGTTTTTGCATTTATGACGTTTTCAGGCAGTCTGAACTCGAGTTTTAGCAGTTTAAAAGAAATCATTCATCATCCAAAGCCGCTTTTTCTCATTTTGTTTTTACTTCATATTTTAATGCCTCTCTTTGCATGGAGCACCGGTACACTTGCGTTCGGAAATGATTCTTTAACTATTACCGGGCTGGTATTGGCTATGGCCATTCCGACTGGCATATCAAGCTTTATATGGGTTTCGATATATCGCGGGAATATCCCGCTGACCTTGTCTATTATTCTGGTAGATACCTTTCTGTCACCCTTTATTGTTCCGCTGACCTTGTCTGTATTTTTCCAGAAATCTGTACAGATCGATGCCGTGCCGATGATGACCGGGTTATTTGGCATGATTGTTCTGCCTTCTTTTCTTGGTATGCTTTTCAATCAATTTGCAGGAAAAAGCGCTGCATTCTTAAGCAGCCGTCTATCTCCTTTTTCAAAGCTGGGCATGGCCATTGTGGTCATGCTGAATGGAGCTGTTGTTGCCCCGTATCTGATGGAGGTCAATCTTAAATTGATCCTCATCGGGATCACTGTATTTGGTGTGGCATTTATGGGCTATCTGATCTCTTTCATCATCGCAAATGTACTGAAATACGATCAGGGCACGACGGTGGCTGTTACATTTAATGGAGGCATGAGGAATATCAGTGTTGGCTCTGTCCTGGCAGTCACTTATTTTCCGGCACCTGTTGCCGTTCCTGTCGTCATTGGCATGCTGTTTCAGCAGGTTTTGGCATCCCTGTATGGTATAATCATGAAACGACATTTCGGCAGGAAGGTTCTGCAGGGTGGTCATAGTGTGTAA